In Actinomyces radicidentis, one genomic interval encodes:
- a CDS encoding DEAD/DEAH box helicase: protein MSSPAERFAAARRRQAASRTELARFATQFDFPLDDFQVAGCEALERGEGVLVAAPTGAGKTIVGEFAVHLALAKGLKAFYTTPIKALSNQKYLDLVARHGAERVGLLTGDTSVNPHADVIVMTTEVLRNMLYSGSRDLERLGFVVMDEVHYLADRFRGPVWEEVIIHLAPEVQVVSLSATVSNAEEFGDWLGHVRGRTAVVVSEHRPVPLTQHMMVGRLLLDVHSVPVAIEDADSEKQLAAQPPLNPDLLKAVRNARRAAAGESGPSKTSRASQGGGGHRQPWKRGASGRGRAPRRGADGARTARLRPPSRGTVIHALEDARLLPAIVFVFSRNGCEQAVRQAVESGVDLTTEEESRRIREVIDRRTAEIPAGDLGVLGFRSWAHALERGVAAHHAGLLPVFKETVEELFSAGLVKVVYATETLALGINMPARTVVLESLRKWNGSAHVTLTPGEYTQLTGRAGRRGIDVEGHAVVLAADDVEPAFVSSLASRRTYPLVSAFRPTYNMAVNLLGRTSRARAREVLESSFAQYQADRGVVELAAEARRKRRSLAGLEEQMSCRLGDFREYALLRQRITDAEADLSREKREARRATASREMTGLHRGDVVVYRKGRRQKHGVVLSVGEDRQGTPALTVLGEDSRVLTLTPDTAPDGVMRVGSMRVVGSVDVRRPKDRDRLVGRLIDAIRSGDLDGSATRQRRRTRGGKPIEGAADRTEPALTAAERVEALRHEMRSHPCHACPDREEHARTGRKWAKAAAEVERLTARIETRTGTIARQFDAVCQVLLELGYLEPVDRGYPERELRVTDAGRVLARVYAERDLLVAECLRRGTWSGLGPEELAGAVSGCVYEPRLTAQSIGLPVSPGSRLGAVLREELSLSRRINDLESLARIEPTRGAEPALAGAVQAWCEGAELAEVLDATELTAGDFVRWCKQLLDVLGQLATITPARDADAETARELTRLSMTAAEGVMGVSRGVVAWSAV, encoded by the coding sequence ATGAGCTCGCCCGCAGAACGCTTCGCGGCCGCACGACGTCGGCAGGCCGCCTCCCGGACCGAGCTGGCGCGCTTCGCCACGCAGTTCGACTTCCCCCTCGACGACTTCCAGGTGGCCGGGTGCGAGGCCCTCGAGCGCGGCGAGGGCGTCCTCGTCGCCGCCCCCACCGGCGCCGGCAAGACCATCGTCGGCGAGTTCGCCGTGCACCTGGCCCTGGCCAAGGGGCTCAAGGCCTTCTACACGACGCCCATCAAGGCCCTGTCCAACCAGAAGTACCTCGACCTCGTCGCCCGGCACGGCGCGGAGAGAGTCGGGCTCCTCACCGGCGACACCTCCGTCAACCCGCACGCCGACGTCATCGTCATGACGACCGAGGTGCTGCGCAACATGCTCTACTCGGGCTCCCGTGACCTCGAGCGACTCGGCTTCGTCGTCATGGACGAGGTCCACTACCTCGCCGACCGCTTCCGCGGACCCGTCTGGGAGGAGGTCATCATCCACCTCGCCCCCGAGGTCCAGGTGGTCTCCCTGTCCGCGACCGTCTCCAACGCCGAGGAGTTCGGCGACTGGCTCGGGCACGTGCGCGGCCGCACCGCCGTCGTCGTCTCCGAGCACCGGCCCGTGCCTCTCACCCAGCACATGATGGTGGGGCGACTCCTCCTCGACGTCCACTCGGTCCCCGTCGCCATCGAGGACGCCGACTCCGAGAAGCAGCTCGCCGCGCAGCCGCCCCTCAACCCCGACCTGCTCAAGGCCGTGCGCAACGCACGTCGCGCGGCGGCGGGGGAGTCCGGCCCCTCGAAGACCTCGCGCGCCTCCCAGGGCGGGGGCGGTCACCGCCAGCCCTGGAAGCGCGGCGCCTCCGGGCGCGGGCGCGCACCGCGCCGCGGGGCCGACGGCGCCCGCACCGCCCGACTGCGCCCGCCCTCGCGCGGCACCGTCATCCACGCCCTGGAGGATGCCCGCCTCCTGCCGGCGATCGTCTTCGTCTTCTCCCGCAACGGCTGCGAGCAGGCCGTCCGCCAGGCCGTCGAGTCCGGCGTCGACCTCACCACCGAGGAGGAGTCGCGGCGCATCCGCGAGGTCATCGACCGCCGCACCGCGGAGATCCCCGCCGGCGACCTCGGCGTCCTCGGCTTCCGTTCCTGGGCCCACGCCCTCGAGCGCGGCGTCGCCGCCCACCACGCCGGCCTCCTGCCCGTCTTCAAGGAGACCGTCGAGGAGCTCTTCTCCGCGGGCCTCGTCAAGGTCGTCTACGCGACGGAGACCCTTGCGCTCGGCATCAACATGCCGGCCCGCACCGTCGTGCTCGAGTCCTTGCGCAAGTGGAACGGCTCCGCGCACGTCACTCTCACGCCGGGGGAGTACACCCAGCTCACCGGCCGCGCCGGCCGCCGCGGCATCGACGTCGAGGGCCACGCCGTCGTCCTCGCCGCCGACGACGTCGAGCCAGCCTTCGTCTCCTCCCTCGCCTCCCGGCGCACCTACCCGCTTGTGTCCGCCTTCCGCCCCACCTACAACATGGCCGTCAACCTCCTGGGGCGCACGAGCCGGGCGCGCGCCCGAGAGGTCCTCGAGTCCTCCTTCGCCCAGTACCAGGCCGACCGCGGCGTCGTCGAGCTGGCCGCGGAGGCCCGCCGCAAGCGCCGCTCGCTCGCCGGTCTCGAGGAGCAGATGAGCTGCCGCCTGGGAGACTTCCGGGAGTACGCGCTGCTCCGCCAGCGCATCACCGACGCGGAGGCGGACCTCTCCCGCGAGAAGCGCGAGGCCCGCCGCGCCACGGCCAGCCGGGAGATGACGGGCCTGCACCGCGGCGACGTCGTCGTCTACCGCAAGGGCCGGCGCCAGAAGCACGGCGTGGTCCTGTCCGTGGGGGAGGACCGCCAGGGCACGCCCGCCCTCACGGTCCTCGGCGAGGACTCCCGCGTCCTCACCCTCACCCCGGACACCGCCCCCGACGGCGTCATGCGCGTCGGCTCGATGCGGGTGGTCGGGAGCGTGGACGTGCGCCGCCCCAAGGACCGCGACCGCCTCGTCGGCCGGCTCATCGACGCCATCCGCTCCGGGGACCTCGACGGCTCCGCCACCCGGCAGCGGCGCCGCACCCGCGGCGGCAAGCCGATCGAGGGGGCGGCCGACAGGACCGAGCCCGCGCTCACCGCCGCGGAGCGCGTCGAGGCGCTTCGCCACGAGATGCGCTCCCACCCCTGCCACGCCTGCCCCGACCGGGAGGAGCACGCCCGCACCGGCCGCAAGTGGGCCAAGGCGGCCGCCGAGGTCGAGCGCCTCACCGCGCGCATCGAGACGCGCACCGGCACCATCGCCCGCCAGTTCGACGCCGTCTGCCAGGTCCTCCTCGAGCTCGGCTACCTCGAGCCCGTCGACCGCGGGTACCCCGAGCGCGAGCTGCGCGTCACCGACGCCGGGCGCGTCCTCGCCCGCGTCTACGCCGAGCGCGACCTCCTCGTCGCCGAGTGCCTGCGCCGGGGGACCTGGTCCGGCCTGGGCCCGGAGGAGCTCGCCGGCGCCGTCTCGGGCTGCGTCTACGAGCCGCGCCTCACCGCGCAGTCCATCGGTCTGCCCGTCTCACCGGGCTCGCGCCTCGGCGCCGTCCTGCGCGAGGAGCTGAGCCTGTCGCGGCGCATCAACGACCTCGAGTCCCTGGCCCGCATCGAGCCGACCCGCGGCGCCGAGCCCGCGCTCGCCGGCGCTGTCCAGGCCTGGTGCGAGGGAGCCGAGCTCGCCGAGGTCCTCGACGCCACCGAGCTCACGGCCGGCGACTTCGTGCGCTGGTGCAAGCAGCTCCTCGACGTCCTCGGCCAGCTCGCCACGATCACGCCCGCCCGGGACGCCGACGCCGAGACCGCGCGCGAGCTGACCCGGCTGTCGATGACGGCGGCGGAGGGCGTCATGGGCGTGAGCCGCGGCGTCGTCGCCTGGTCCGCCGTCTGA
- a CDS encoding DUF808 domain-containing protein, translating into MSGFFALLDDIATLAKLTMSTLDDTAGMAVKTSAKVSAAAVDDVAATPQYVTGITPDREIPIIKKITLGSLRNKLLIILPVALILSAVAPALLPVALVVGGSYLCFEGGEKILERLTGGEEHVEEARAPQDEASTVSAAVRTDFVLSTEIMLLALAEVSGESSLRRVIILVIIAFLLTFAVYGLVGALIKLDDLGIRLAERGRTSGARSLGRGIVRSAPGIFTVIGVIGTVAMLWVGGHILATNLAKLGFEPLHHAIAWAEELSENGALSWIAGTGAACVIGTAIGLVLAGGVALFHRLSD; encoded by the coding sequence ATGTCCGGCTTCTTCGCCCTCCTCGACGACATCGCCACGCTCGCCAAGCTGACGATGTCGACGCTCGACGACACCGCCGGCATGGCCGTCAAGACCTCCGCGAAGGTCTCGGCCGCCGCCGTCGACGACGTCGCCGCGACGCCCCAGTACGTCACCGGCATCACGCCGGACCGCGAGATCCCGATCATCAAGAAGATCACGCTCGGGTCCTTGCGCAACAAGCTGCTCATCATCCTGCCGGTCGCGCTCATCCTCTCCGCCGTCGCCCCCGCCCTGCTCCCGGTCGCCCTCGTCGTCGGCGGCTCCTACCTCTGCTTCGAGGGCGGCGAGAAGATCCTCGAACGGCTCACCGGCGGCGAGGAGCACGTCGAGGAGGCGCGGGCCCCGCAGGACGAGGCCTCGACCGTCAGCGCCGCCGTGCGCACCGACTTCGTCCTCTCCACCGAGATCATGCTGCTCGCGCTCGCCGAGGTGTCGGGGGAGTCCTCGCTGCGGCGCGTCATCATCCTCGTCATCATCGCCTTCCTCCTCACCTTCGCCGTCTACGGGCTGGTCGGCGCCCTCATCAAGCTCGACGACCTCGGCATCCGCCTGGCGGAGCGCGGGCGAACCAGCGGCGCCCGCTCGCTCGGCCGCGGGATCGTGCGCTCCGCGCCCGGGATCTTCACCGTCATCGGGGTCATCGGCACGGTCGCCATGCTCTGGGTCGGCGGGCACATCCTCGCCACCAACCTCGCGAAGCTCGGCTTCGAGCCGCTCCACCACGCCATCGCGTGGGCCGAGGAGCTCAGTGAGAACGGCGCGCTCTCCTGGATCGCCGGGACCGGCGCCGCCTGCGTCATCGGCACCGCGATCGGCCTCGTCCTCGCCGGCGGCGTCGCCCTGTTCCATCGCCTGTCCGACTGA
- the lnt gene encoding apolipoprotein N-acyltransferase: MSAPLSARSRGRRLLLALLVTGAGLAVSTAFPPVGAWWAAVLGVALLELVLTRRSGWAGAGLGLLFGAGVFTPLLQFTADAMGNPLGWAALTVVESLYLAALGAGWALASRLPALSTGRRPAVARVLGFTVLWCGVEELRSTWPWGGFPFGRLAFAMADAPALSFAAYGGSVGLTALVALAAACLAEAVLQVRSGNGLVGAPTAVIAACAVVLAPLALPIAAGAQDGTIRVGAVQGNVAQGDSSFAKALEVTANHAEATEKLAEATGAGTLDMVVWPENAADRDPRTDSAAALLVEQAAQAVRAPVLVGAVPYADGVRWNDEVVWTPGQGAGAYYRKHRPVPFGEYVPLRSWLRRITTQVDRIGTDMLPGTGPTTLTVHAAVRDEDVTLAMGICFEVAYDDTLRSGVDGGGEAIIIPTNNASFGRSSEAAQQLAQGRVQAVVHGRSVVQVSTVGITAIISPKGTVLQETEPYTQASLVADVDLRTSRTVADVIGPWPGIILEAGAAALVLAGIVGAFRARGSRRRR, translated from the coding sequence GTGTCCGCGCCCCTGAGCGCCCGCTCCCGCGGACGCCGTCTCCTCCTCGCGCTCCTCGTGACCGGCGCCGGCCTCGCCGTCTCCACCGCCTTCCCACCCGTGGGCGCCTGGTGGGCCGCCGTCCTCGGCGTCGCGCTCCTCGAGCTCGTCCTCACCCGGCGCAGCGGCTGGGCGGGCGCCGGCCTCGGCCTCCTCTTCGGCGCGGGCGTGTTCACGCCCCTCCTGCAGTTCACGGCGGACGCCATGGGCAACCCGCTGGGCTGGGCCGCCCTGACCGTCGTCGAGTCCCTTTACCTCGCCGCCCTCGGGGCGGGATGGGCCCTCGCGAGCCGCCTGCCCGCCCTCAGCACCGGCCGGCGCCCCGCCGTCGCCAGAGTCCTCGGCTTCACCGTCCTGTGGTGCGGCGTTGAGGAGCTGCGCTCGACCTGGCCCTGGGGCGGCTTCCCCTTCGGACGGCTCGCCTTCGCCATGGCCGACGCCCCCGCCCTGTCCTTCGCAGCCTACGGCGGCTCCGTCGGCCTGACCGCCCTCGTCGCCCTCGCCGCGGCCTGCCTGGCGGAGGCCGTCCTGCAGGTGCGCAGCGGCAACGGCCTCGTCGGAGCACCGACCGCCGTCATCGCCGCCTGCGCCGTCGTCCTCGCGCCCCTCGCGCTGCCCATCGCCGCCGGCGCCCAGGACGGGACGATCCGCGTCGGCGCCGTCCAGGGGAACGTCGCCCAGGGCGACTCTTCCTTCGCCAAGGCCCTCGAGGTCACCGCCAACCACGCCGAGGCCACGGAGAAGCTCGCCGAGGCCACCGGGGCCGGCACCCTCGACATGGTCGTGTGGCCCGAGAACGCCGCCGACCGCGACCCCCGCACGGACTCCGCCGCCGCGCTCCTCGTCGAGCAGGCGGCCCAGGCCGTCCGGGCCCCGGTCCTCGTCGGCGCCGTCCCCTACGCGGACGGCGTCCGCTGGAACGACGAGGTGGTCTGGACCCCAGGTCAGGGCGCCGGCGCCTACTACCGCAAGCACCGCCCCGTTCCCTTCGGCGAGTACGTGCCCCTGCGCTCCTGGCTGCGGCGCATCACGACGCAGGTGGACCGCATCGGCACGGACATGCTCCCGGGAACCGGACCGACGACGCTCACGGTGCACGCCGCCGTCCGCGACGAGGACGTCACCCTCGCCATGGGTATCTGCTTCGAGGTCGCCTACGACGACACCCTGCGCTCCGGCGTCGACGGTGGGGGCGAGGCCATCATCATCCCGACCAACAACGCCTCCTTCGGACGGTCCTCCGAGGCCGCGCAGCAGCTCGCCCAGGGCCGCGTCCAGGCCGTCGTCCACGGCCGTAGCGTCGTCCAGGTCTCCACCGTCGGCATCACCGCGATCATCAGTCCCAAGGGCACCGTCCTGCAGGAGACCGAGCCCTACACGCAGGCCTCGCTGGTCGCCGACGTCGACCTGCGCACCTCGCGCACCGTCGCCGACGTGATCGGACCGTGGCCCGGAATCATCCTCGAGGCGGGGGCCGCCGCCCTGGTCCTCGCGGGTATCGTGGGCGCGTTCCGAGCCCGCGGCTCGCGCCGTCGGCGCTGA
- a CDS encoding polyprenol monophosphomannose synthase: protein MKALVVIPTYNEIESLPGALDRVRAAVPTAHVLVVDDSSPDGTGELADERAAADEQVHVLHRSEKNGLGPAYLAGFSWALENDYELVIEMDADGSHRAEDLALLVQRAEMADHPDLVIGSRWVSGGATPGWDVKRVALSRAGNLYISEMLGMRVKDSTAGFRVYRADLLRRIDLDDVEALGYGFQVNMTKIVDEAGGRIVEMPITFIEREAGESKLDGGIFTEELALVTRWGLAKRGGQLAEAGRKGLEEIKRLREERRGH, encoded by the coding sequence GTGAAGGCACTCGTCGTCATCCCCACCTACAACGAGATCGAGTCCCTGCCTGGCGCCCTGGACCGCGTGCGCGCCGCCGTCCCGACCGCGCACGTCCTCGTCGTCGACGACTCCTCCCCGGACGGCACCGGCGAGCTCGCCGACGAGCGCGCCGCGGCCGACGAGCAGGTCCACGTCCTGCACCGCTCCGAGAAGAACGGACTCGGCCCCGCCTACCTCGCCGGCTTCTCCTGGGCCCTGGAGAACGACTACGAGCTCGTCATCGAGATGGACGCCGACGGCTCCCACCGCGCCGAGGACCTCGCCCTCCTCGTCCAGCGAGCCGAGATGGCTGACCACCCCGACCTCGTCATCGGCTCCCGCTGGGTCTCCGGCGGCGCCACGCCGGGCTGGGACGTCAAGCGCGTCGCCCTGTCCCGCGCCGGCAACCTCTACATCTCGGAGATGCTCGGCATGCGCGTCAAGGACTCCACCGCCGGCTTCCGCGTCTACCGCGCCGACCTCCTGCGCCGCATCGACCTGGACGACGTCGAGGCCCTCGGTTACGGCTTCCAGGTCAACATGACCAAGATCGTCGACGAGGCCGGCGGCCGCATCGTCGAGATGCCCATCACCTTCATCGAGCGGGAGGCCGGCGAGTCCAAGCTCGACGGCGGGATCTTCACCGAGGAGCTTGCCCTCGTCACCCGCTGGGGCCTCGCCAAGCGCGGCGGCCAGCTCGCCGAGGCCGGCCGCAAGGGCCTGGAGGAGATCAAGCGCCTGCGCGAGGAGCGCCGCGGGCACTGA
- a CDS encoding RNA polymerase-binding protein RbpA — MADRALRGMTIGAKSMESEDGVEFAERQNVTYECPLAHVTVVPMSIEAEVPQTWECPECGHVAAIKGEEEPEPEEPKKAPRTHWDMLLERREMDDLKVLLDERLELLRSGEIYRQRF, encoded by the coding sequence TTGGCAGACCGCGCACTGCGGGGCATGACCATCGGCGCGAAGTCGATGGAGTCCGAGGACGGCGTCGAGTTCGCCGAGCGCCAGAACGTCACCTACGAGTGCCCGCTCGCCCACGTCACGGTCGTCCCCATGTCGATCGAGGCCGAGGTCCCCCAGACCTGGGAGTGCCCGGAGTGCGGCCACGTCGCCGCGATCAAGGGCGAGGAGGAGCCCGAGCCGGAGGAGCCCAAGAAGGCCCCCCGCACGCACTGGGACATGCTCCTGGAGCGCCGCGAGATGGACGACCTCAAGGTCCTCCTCGACGAGCGCCTCGAGCTCCTGCGCTCCGGCGAGATCTACCGCCAGCGCTTCTGA
- a CDS encoding 6-phosphofructokinase: MATKRIGILTAGGDAPGLNAAIRGFGKAAIQEHGWRLIGFRDGMRGLAENRYTELDATALSGILTTGGTMLGTSRDKVHRMVVDGEERDMIPTIVENYEKDKLDALVCLGGGGTAKNARRLMDAGLNVVHLPKTIDNDIVETDSSFGFSTALEIATEAVDRLHSTAHSHHRIILTEIMGHRAGWLALGAGIAGGADVILLPEIPYSVDAIVEKIERRRSHGSTFSVVAVAEGALNAADRLEIEHAEALVKDASSPEAKAAAKRGVKRLEASHRANTFTLASQLEERTGLEARVSILGYVQRGGTPNAADRLLGTRLGVAGATAIADGRFGVMVGDRGAQGTELVPLKKVAGKVKYVPEDHEWIQAARAVGTALGD; this comes from the coding sequence ATGGCTACCAAGCGCATCGGGATCCTGACCGCCGGCGGAGACGCCCCTGGACTCAACGCCGCGATCCGCGGCTTCGGCAAGGCGGCGATCCAGGAGCACGGCTGGAGGCTCATCGGCTTCCGCGACGGCATGCGCGGGCTGGCCGAGAACCGCTACACCGAGCTCGACGCCACCGCCCTGTCCGGCATCCTCACCACCGGCGGCACCATGCTCGGCACCAGCCGCGACAAGGTCCACCGCATGGTCGTCGACGGCGAGGAGCGGGACATGATCCCGACCATCGTCGAGAACTACGAGAAGGACAAGCTCGACGCCCTCGTCTGCCTCGGCGGCGGCGGTACCGCGAAGAACGCCCGCCGGCTCATGGACGCCGGCCTCAACGTCGTCCACCTTCCCAAGACCATCGACAACGACATCGTCGAGACCGACTCCTCCTTCGGCTTCTCGACCGCCCTCGAGATCGCCACCGAGGCCGTCGACCGCCTCCACTCCACCGCGCACTCGCACCACCGCATCATCCTCACGGAGATCATGGGCCACCGCGCCGGCTGGCTCGCGCTCGGCGCGGGCATCGCCGGCGGCGCCGACGTCATCCTCCTGCCCGAGATCCCGTACTCCGTGGACGCCATCGTCGAGAAGATCGAGCGGCGCCGCTCCCACGGCTCCACCTTCTCCGTCGTCGCCGTCGCCGAGGGCGCCCTCAACGCCGCCGACCGCCTCGAGATCGAGCACGCCGAGGCCCTCGTCAAGGACGCCTCCAGCCCCGAGGCCAAGGCCGCCGCCAAGCGCGGCGTCAAGCGCCTCGAGGCGTCCCACCGCGCCAACACCTTCACGCTGGCCTCCCAGCTCGAGGAGCGCACCGGCCTCGAGGCGCGCGTGTCGATCCTCGGTTACGTGCAGCGCGGCGGCACCCCGAACGCCGCCGACCGGCTCCTCGGCACCCGCCTCGGCGTCGCCGGGGCGACCGCGATCGCGGACGGCAGGTTCGGCGTCATGGTGGGCGACCGCGGCGCCCAGGGCACCGAGCTGGTGCCGCTGAAGAAGGTGGCCGGCAAGGTGAAGTACGTGCCCGAGGACCACGAGTGGATCCAGGCGGCCCGCGCCGTCGGCACGGCGCTGGGCGACTGA
- a CDS encoding GNAT family N-acetyltransferase: MIPLTTERLRLRPFRPGPVDSDDARFLRRLHANPDLVRFIPSAAVPDGRVGDVVVAAQLERFTGLAEHPVQGFSLVELAGTDEPVALIMVKPIPPSGGGEPTVLEIGWRQIAEHCGHGYVTEAARAVLDAVHARGVTDVVAVTHPDNAASQAVAERIGMERVGESCDFYDETTTLFRSQRERQVGTEWLPDGWELLPEGLYAFPGPLRDRLVSAILAGAKRTTTGLLAELELEDEVTGDDVGACEVVVDSQGRAVAVTRTTAARVVRLGDVTLEHAVAEGEGHTSVAQWRAGHERFWRSDEETAWFREQGAEPPVIDDDTRVVCWRFKVEAQDPAAR, encoded by the coding sequence ATGATCCCGCTGACGACGGAGCGCCTCCGGCTGCGCCCCTTCCGCCCCGGCCCCGTCGACTCCGACGACGCCCGCTTCCTCCGCCGCCTGCACGCCAACCCGGACCTCGTCCGCTTCATCCCCTCCGCCGCGGTGCCCGACGGCCGGGTGGGAGACGTCGTCGTCGCCGCTCAGCTCGAGCGCTTCACCGGTCTCGCGGAGCACCCGGTCCAGGGCTTCAGCCTCGTCGAGCTCGCCGGCACCGATGAGCCGGTCGCTCTCATCATGGTCAAGCCGATCCCGCCGTCGGGCGGCGGCGAGCCGACCGTCCTCGAGATCGGGTGGCGCCAGATCGCCGAGCACTGCGGCCACGGCTACGTCACCGAGGCGGCGCGCGCCGTCCTCGACGCCGTCCACGCCCGCGGCGTCACCGACGTCGTCGCCGTGACCCACCCCGACAACGCCGCGTCCCAGGCCGTCGCCGAGCGGATCGGGATGGAGCGCGTGGGGGAGTCCTGTGACTTCTACGACGAGACGACGACGCTCTTCCGCTCCCAGCGTGAGCGCCAGGTCGGCACCGAGTGGCTGCCGGATGGCTGGGAGCTCCTGCCCGAGGGGCTCTACGCGTTTCCAGGGCCGCTGCGGGACCGACTCGTCTCCGCCATCCTCGCCGGTGCGAAGCGCACGACGACGGGCCTGCTCGCCGAGCTCGAGCTCGAGGACGAGGTGACTGGCGATGACGTCGGCGCGTGCGAGGTCGTCGTCGACTCCCAGGGGCGCGCCGTCGCTGTCACCCGCACCACCGCGGCGCGCGTCGTCCGCCTCGGGGACGTCACCCTCGAGCACGCCGTCGCCGAGGGCGAGGGGCACACGAGCGTCGCGCAGTGGAGGGCCGGCCACGAGCGCTTCTGGCGCAGCGACGAGGAGACCGCCTGGTTCCGCGAGCAGGGCGCTGAGCCGCCGGTCATCGACGACGACACTCGGGTCGTGTGCTGGCGCTTCAAGGTCGAGGCGCAGGACCCGGCGGCGCGCTGA
- a CDS encoding zinc-binding alcohol dehydrogenase family protein — protein sequence MTRTTTAIGYTDNLPVTDPASLVEREIELPEPGPHDLVVAVEAVSVNPIDTKVRRAQPSGGFRVLGFDAAGTVVSVGSEVTFFAVGDEVAYAGQVDRDGSNSRLQLVDERIVGRRPAGLSWEEASSLPLTTLTAWESVMDRLGLTETSEGTLLVIGATGGVGVVLLQLAEALLPGVRVMATASDDERAALVRELGAEDVVDHHGDLAAQVLDLAPDGVDWVFTSHSDDMAETLARIVRPFGEIVAIDVAPGNLEALKSKAITWHWESMFTRPVHRTPDVAEQHAILERLADLVEDGRVRPVIQERVRPISAETLRAAHERIEAGRTLGKIVLSGWE from the coding sequence ATGACGCGCACGACGACCGCCATCGGCTACACCGACAACCTCCCCGTCACCGACCCCGCGAGCCTGGTCGAGCGCGAGATCGAGCTCCCCGAGCCCGGCCCGCACGACCTCGTCGTCGCCGTCGAGGCCGTCTCCGTCAACCCCATCGACACCAAGGTCCGCCGCGCCCAGCCCTCGGGCGGCTTCCGCGTCCTCGGCTTCGACGCCGCGGGCACCGTCGTCTCCGTCGGAAGCGAGGTGACGTTCTTCGCCGTCGGCGACGAGGTCGCCTACGCCGGCCAGGTCGACCGTGACGGCTCCAACTCCCGGCTCCAGCTCGTCGACGAGCGGATCGTCGGCCGCCGCCCGGCCGGCCTGTCCTGGGAGGAGGCCTCCTCCCTGCCGCTGACCACGCTCACCGCCTGGGAGTCCGTCATGGACCGGCTCGGCCTCACGGAGACCAGCGAGGGCACGCTCCTCGTCATCGGCGCGACCGGCGGCGTCGGCGTCGTCCTCCTCCAGCTCGCCGAGGCCCTCCTGCCGGGCGTCCGCGTCATGGCCACCGCCTCCGACGACGAGCGCGCCGCCCTGGTGCGCGAGCTCGGCGCCGAGGACGTCGTCGACCACCACGGCGACCTCGCGGCCCAGGTCCTGGACCTCGCGCCCGACGGCGTCGACTGGGTCTTCACCTCCCACAGCGATGACATGGCCGAGACCCTCGCGCGGATCGTCCGTCCCTTCGGCGAGATCGTCGCCATCGACGTCGCCCCCGGCAACCTCGAGGCCCTCAAGTCCAAGGCGATCACGTGGCACTGGGAGTCCATGTTCACGCGCCCGGTCCACCGGACGCCGGACGTCGCCGAGCAGCACGCGATCCTCGAGCGCCTCGCCGACCTCGTCGAGGACGGGCGCGTGCGGCCCGTCATCCAGGAGCGCGTGCGCCCCATCAGCGCCGAGACCCTGCGCGCGGCGCACGAGCGGATCGAGGCCGGTCGCACGCTCGGTAAGATCGTCCTGTCCGGCTGGGAGTGA